In the genome of Bufo bufo chromosome 9, aBufBuf1.1, whole genome shotgun sequence, the window ATGTGAAAGCATTTTATAAtagatatttaaagggaacctgtcacctggattttgggtatagagctgaggacatgggctgctagatcggcgctagcacatccgcaatacccagtccccatagctctgtgtgcttttattgtgtcaaaaaaacgatttgatacatatgcaaattaacctgagatgagtcctgtccctgactcatctcacgtacaggactcatctcaggaaaACAGCACAATATGAAAAGGTCGTAaaggagaccagatcatctttggTCTTGAAGGAGTTGTCCGGTTTCAAGATAAAACGGGGCAATGGCGGGCGATGCAATAAAATAAAAGCGTTACTTACTGATTGAAAGAGCCACTGAAGTAATGTCTGACAGGTCGCGCGTGTTAAACATGCCGCTCCATCAGAACGTTGGATGGGACTCCCAGTCTAGGAGTCCCAGCAGTCGGATCCAGTTACTCAGCTCCTATCTAATGCATAGGGGATGACGTTTAATCATGgcgtaacccctttaatgatgaccTAATAAAAACTTCtgaaactttctaatatactttttgCTTGAATTCCTCGCTGTTTTCAAGCTCTCTGCTTGTGGTCATCCAGAGCTGAAAACCCTGTGcagatttaaagaggttttcagagACCCCAAAAAAAAACCTGCCTGATAATTCTGCTGGTGCTACAGCGATGTTCAGTTTGCTGCAGCCAATCGGGTAAtggttttttagttattttacagCATTTCCCTTTTAGCCACATTGTTTCTACTTtctgaaaactcctttaatgctTTACATTGCTGAGGATCTGTTACCGTCTATCCAGCACAGGTCTCCCggctaaggcctgtttcacactttcgTTTTGGTTTCCTGGTTTTGAGAACCGAAGgatgatctcaaaaccggaccaaAACTGTTCTGTTAGGAAGCGGTTGTGTTAGAttgaaactgaacaaaccggatccagcactaaaatCAATGTATGTCAATCGGTGACGGATTTGTTGTTTTcggataaaaaacaaaacaaaaaaaaaacaatgacttacattgattttgctgccggatccggtttgttccgtttcgcagacgggacacaaaaccgcagtttGGTGGCCGGTCACAAAATCGCAACGGAAtacatcctgatcagttttgtccccattgacaatgaatgccacaacgcaagtgtgaaacaggcttaATACATGGTATTGCATCAGGGCAGGAGAaaggttcccattcactgacagcaaacatatCCTGAAAATAGCAAAGAATTGAAACACAAAGTacattagaaagttgcagaacttttcgTCATCCGTTTCATTTATACGGAAAATTCAATATGGCCGCTGGGCGGATTCCATCTTTCTTCTAAGCTCTCTAATACAGTGACAAAACGTAACGATCTGAAATTAATTTTCATACAAGACATTCATTTATTTTCACGTGGACGTTTGTAAAACACAGATGGAAGCAAAGACGGAAGGAGACAGACTTCTCTTACAACAACATGGAATATAATGTCTGATCTGTGAAGATTTACAAAGTAAATGCGCCTTAAAGGGATTGGGCCAAGTTTTgaggttatcccctatccacagtataaGAGATAACTAaatgattggtggggtccaactgctgggactcccaccgatccTGAGAATGGGGGTGCAGTTCCCCTGATCTGATGTAGCTGGAGGTCAAGCATGTGCCCTGATGCTCCGTTCTCTATGGCACTGCCGCAAATAGCGGAGTGCTGCAGTCCGCTATCTGTAGCGGAATAAATGGAGCGGTAGGGTGCATGCCTAACCTGCCGCTCCGTCAGATCAGGAGACTGGCACCACCGTTCTCAGGATCGGTATGGGCCCCAGCGGTCAGGCTACCACCTATCAGTTAACCAATATCATGCGGATAAGGGATAACTTCAAaacggcacaacccctttaaatcaaccAAAGCCTTGCTCCTCCAACACGTTGCATGGACCATTTACATCATTCCCTCCAAGTCCTTCTCTATGGTCCTTCCTTCCACCCTCTGGTTCCTTTTTCTTCCCTATAGTCCTACCTCTCTTCGCCTCCACCCTCCGGCtactttttcttcttttcctgAGTACTGGTGAACCAAGAGTCCAAAAGCTTCTTGCTGTAGTAGATCTGCCAGGCATGAACTTGCACGGCCACAACCATAACCAAGTACATGACGGACACAGCGGAGAAGCCGAAGATGAAGCGGTACGCTTTGCCGTGGCGGTACAGCTGCTGGGCCATGGGGAACATTTCCATGCTGCCGTAGATCAAGGGGGCGATGGAGAAGAGGCCTGTGCTGATCATGGAGATCACCAGGTAACTGATGTTATTACGGGGGAAGGAGAACAATCCGAAGAGCGAGGGGACGATGCTCAGGAGGTAGGGGTACTCCCACTGGTACGGCATGGCAACCAAATCATGGGATACCAGTTTCAGGTGGGCCACGACTGCCTGAGCTGCCAGCAACGCCCAGAtggctatgtgggcgtagatCAGCTTCTTGATTTCGTTCTTCAGAGACACGCTGAAACAAAAGGAAAGTCGAAGGAAATGTTTAATAGGGGGTATGAACACATTTGCAACCAACTCTGCTACTGTACTGgatatacagctcctatgcagacctgtGTGTCTGCATAGTGTGCATGGTTACGGACAACTCCTGTGCGTAGACTGATCCTGTAATTCAATTCCTCTCCATTTAAAAGGTAACTGCTTGCAGTCAGTGACtgtaaaaaatctataaaaagttCTCTCATTTACATTCAGTTTGAAAAGCTGCAGTTTGTCACAGTGTGTCAGTGTAGGTAACTTCAATAAGcgtggggagtaaatgagagatgTGCGCCGCTGCTGCTGCGTTTCATTCACAGGACATCCTAGGCTGATTATCAGTAATGGCAGCTGTGCAAGCAGGACTAGGTCGGGACAGTTTTTTCTATACAGTATcccccactagggggagctgactgCATACAGATTTATGATGCAAGTCAATATAAGCTGTGTAAACCCAAATGTAGAttgttccctctagtggtggctgcaggcaactACAATATTATCGTATAAGTACGGGGCTGAGGTCGGTGCTTAGTCCCATATCGCTGTGAAAATGGCGAGAGTcgacaacaacccctttaaatttttaaGTGGTCTAGTGAAATCCAGCTACATTGTGTATATAGTGCCTGGAGGTTCATGGACTcatcctttttaaaggggttgtcccacttatGACAACTAATCCCTCACCCACGGGATAGGGAatgtgtctgatcggtggggtccacaCTGGTCATGAGGATAGGGGCCATTATCCCTTGTTTGAATGACGCGGCAGCCAAGCATGCGTGTATGCCTCTCCATTCAGCTCTGCAGGGCTCCAGGCGTTCAGCCACGTCCGGCAGCCTTATAGAGCTGAATGGAGAGGCAGCATACAGACGTGTCCGCCGCTTCATTCAGACGGGGGAATCCCGCGATCTGGTTGGATCTCTGCCTGTCAGACACTTATACCCCCAGTTATTGTAACGGAATAAACCCCCTTCCATCCTGCATGAGCTGCTtagtgtaatccatatcctgacaGCTCATAGAGAAAGTTCTCATCACTGGGAGTCTGTGCAccgagacccccgccaatcacgaGAAGATGCCCTTTACCTCCAGTCTACCTGACTCAGCCTCACTGAGGGGGGAGACGGACTATAAAATCCATCCACTTATGTAAGGTACTGTTGGTATGTGACATTGAGCTTCTGTACATGGCCGGGGGCAGAGGTTCAATAAAAATACCATTGTGCTAAACCTGCCGGAGACTGCTGCAGAATACAATACAACTGCAGCGCCACCAAGTGGTTAACAGCAGAATTACACAGACTACACATGAACACAGACAGACAGATCTACCTCATTTGATAATGATTGGCCACCCTCTCTCGATGTTGATAATCGCTTCCATCTGTCCCGTCTGCCCGAGGACCCGCACGGGAAGCCATAGTCGATGTTCGCACCTGGGGAAACACATGATTATGAGAAACTTTACTATAAATATCATCCATCTTTGATTTCATCATAAATCAGTAGGAGAAAGAGAGGGGCAGAGTGATCACAGAACGGCACCCTGCAGCTGCCGCGTACTGTGAGACATGGAAGTTGCAGAAGCCGAGAAGCCATGAGGCAATATTACCAATAAACCATATTGTAAAAATTCCCTCAGTCAAAAGTAAACGTGTACAAAAgattcccccccttccccttcccgaGTTGTCCatagattttaaaggggttgggtaatatgcctccaatgtcagataggagctggtcgcacctctgggacccgctcctatgtacagaacaGGGCGTGTGCTCTCAatcaaaaggggttgtctcatctgagacaatgggggcctatCGCTAGGTCCGATcgctattgtctgataggtgcgggtcccaccgctgggacccgcacctatctcctaaacggagccccgaaagtggtggagggtgcatGCATggcgcactcccattcacttctatggggagagcgcttggtggtggccggaccgaagTCCTCTAGCCACCACTTTGGCCCGCTGCgtcctcgatataggtgcgggtccctagcaatatgcccccattgtctcagatgaggcaacccctttaatttctatgggaggtcCGAAAAATTAATATTTTCGGAAGTCCAATAGGCGAAAAAGACCAAAGTACCTCAATGTAATAGGGATAATCATGCAGAGGTATAATGTCTCACCCCAATATATCTCAAAACGCACTGTGAGCCGGGTCTActactaaaacgtaacttttactttcATTAATTAAAAAGGTAGACCACTAACAATAGCGGTGAGTAAACAATCAAAAACACCACGTCCTGAGGTTGCAATATTTTGGTAAAAAAGGAACGATCTTACCACGTTCAGAAGTATTCAGGTCAACCTCAGATGTGTGGCGTGAAAGTCCAAATGTTCAGTGGCATAAGGACACAAGCGACCAGTGTCATGATGTCCATGGCGGTCAGCAATCTCCTAATTAGCCCTATGCGTAGACCCTACCTGCCGGAGGGTCGGGAACTAATTAGCACCTGCCTAacagacacagagcacccgccccgacaggggagaccccatacggaacctttcCCCATTATGGGGCCTAGTCCCTACAAATACCCTCACTAGAATTCCCTACATGCCACGTTTCTTTCCGCCAtcggaactcatcaggggacttaAGTAAAGTGAAGGGgaatactgaaaaaaacaaagggaacaaaaaacaaacatgaaAAATGGTCACTCAAACCTACACAGAATAGACAAGGAGATAATGTCTCCTCTACTTACGGGTTcaaagtataaggctactttcacactcgccggaactgcctgccggatccatcaaaacgtatgcaaactgatggcatttgtcagacggaccaggatcctgatccgtctgactaatgcattgaaatgccggatccgtctttccggtgtcatctggaaaaaaacggacccggcacttattttttttcacatgttttgcggtctgagcatgcgcagacagcaaaaacggatccgtttagccggaacactcggggccggatctggcattaatgcatttcaatgggtaaaaatgacggatccggcaagtgttctggaattttggacggagataagaccgcggcatgctgcggtattatcccgtcctgaaaagtcaaaaagactgaactgaagacgtcctgatgcatcctgaacggatcgctctccattcagaatgcatggggatgtgaCTGATCagctcttttccggtatagagcccctaggacggaactcagcgtcggaaaagaaaaacgctagtgtgaaagtacccttagacaatTGCTTGTAGCAACAGAGAGTAGGCACGGTCCGTGGTGATCGTCATTACTTGGCGTGGGGAAGTGTCCCCTATCAACCTGTGTCTCACCGCAGGTTATGGTAAACTGGGGGAGAGCGACCTTACGCGCCATCTCCCTTTTAAAAATAATCAGTCTGTGTCTGCATCCCAGTGACGCGCCTTCCTTCAGCGCGTGTTGACACGCAAGTAAAACGCAGGCTGATCGTGCGCGCTCCACCTCCACCTGGAAGTTCGCGTCACATGTTCTCCCAGGCTGCCGGAACATAAAATGTAAGCAATTCAAATAAAGCAGCTAAAATTCTGTTGCTCATTCAAACCTAAAGGGTGTACAGTTCCACCTCGCTTCACATTGGAGAATTCTCCTCGTCTTCCTGTTGGTTTAATCCTCTCAATGCCCATAAAAGAAAGACACTCTgtcttagggtctattcacacatccgtatctgttttgcggatccgcaaaacacggacaccggcaatgtgcgttccgcattttgcggaccgcacattgccggcactcatagaaaatgccttttcttgtccgcaattgcggacaagaataggacatgttctatttttttgcggaacggaagtgcagatagcacattctggccccattgaaaatgaacgggtccgcacctgttccgcaaaattgcgaaaacggatgcggacccattttgcggacgtgtgaatggacccttatcctcGTGTTCCAGTCTAACGTGACGTGAGACTGAAGTGTCCCTTGAATTATTGATGTCACCAATATGCTCGCCAATTCTCCTCCTCAACTCCCTCGATGTTTTACCGACATACTCGTTACCACAGGAAGATGTGATTTTATAAACCACCCCTTTAGATTTGAAATTTATCAGGTCCCTGATTTCATACGCTCTGTTAGAGTTGTTACTCTTAAAGGTTTTGCCACATTTCACCTATTTACAGGCTACACAGCCGCCGCATCTGTAAGTCCCACGGATAGGTTTATCCAACCACGTTTCCAATGGCGGTGCTGGTGAGAAATGGCTTTTTACCGTCCGATCTCGTACACTCCTCCCTCTCCTATACGTAATGCTAGGACGTTCTTTAATCACTTTGCAAATATCCGGGGTTATTCCGAGTACATGCCAGTGCTTGGAAATAATTTCCCTCACTCCGGAAGACGCCTCGTTATAAGTACTTATGAGGCGAATCTCCCGTATATCTCTTTGGGGAGAACGCCCTGAGGTTTGCCTATTTGTAGGGGTAAGGAGGGATGTACGGTCACGTACCAGGGCTGCCTGTCCACGGGATAGCCACAGTCCAAGAATCTAGTTTTCAAATCAGCCGCCTTCCTGTGGAAGTCAGAATGTTGGGAGCAGTTCCTCCTCAGCTGTAAATATTGGCCTCGGGGGGATTCCTTTTTACTCTCCCACCTCAAAAGAGAATTGATAGAAGTGGGTTTACGAAAAATCGAGGTGTCAAGTGTACCATCATCATTTTTGATAATACAAATATCCAGAAATGCCAGTTGGGTCGGGTTGCATTCAGACGTAAACCGCAAACCGATGTCACTGGTATTCAGGCTATTTGCCCATATGAAACATGACTCTGGACTGCCCTTCCAGATGACAAACACGTCATCAATATAACGTGCCCACATCTGGCCATTCTGGAAGTCCATCATGGTTCCATCCTTGAAGACCACAGTATTCTCACACCAGCcgaggaacaaattagcatacgatggggcacagaggctgcccatcgcagtgcccccgATTCTAATCTGccatggtagccgccgcaaaaaaccgccccctcctcctgttgatagacagggccagcgagcgctctcctcctccggctggccctgtcagcatttcaaatcccgcgcctgtcttcattcggcgcaggcgctctgagagaaggacgctcgcctcctcagcactccctcagtgcgcctgcgccgatgacgtcttctctttcggtgacgtcaggcgcgggatttgaaatgctgacagggccagccggaggaggagagcgctcgctggccctgtctatcaacaggaggagggggcgtttttttgcggcggctaccagcaagtagacgccctacttgctggtagtgaagtcatttgcatattttaaaagatcgattttttaggaaacgaagccacagaccaaggtaagagccctatatagggaatagtcgttcaataaggattttaacaagcccaaaaatgaaaaatgtgttttgggggtgacagaagccctttaagagagaACTCAAGCAGCTGGAGGACAAAGTGATTGTGCGCCGTAAACTGTCATCCGCGTGTGGACAAAAAATGTGCCACTGCCCGCAGGCCCCATTCGTTTGGAATCGAGGAATACAGGGCCTCAACATCAATACCAGTCTTCCAGTTgaaaggttccgtatggggtctcctttgtcggggcgggtgctctgtgtctgtTAGGCAGGCGCTAATTAGTTCCCTGACCCTCCGGCAGGTAGGGTCTACGCATGGGGCTAATTAGGAGATTGCTGACCGCCGCGGACATGATGAGCACTGGTCACTTATGTCCTTATGCCACTGAACATTTGGCATTTTTACGCCACACATCTGAGGTTGACCTGAATACTTCTGGACGGGGTAAGATCGTTCCTTTTTTATCAAAATATTGCAACCTCAGGACGTGGTGTTTTTGATTGTTTACTCACCGCTATTGTTAGTTGTCTACCTTTTCAATCAATGAAAGTAAGTTACATTTTAGTAGTATACCCGGCTCACAGTGCGTTTTCGGACAGCGCACCACACTAGCGCGGCCACCGCTTCATTAACCTCTACGAGAGCGCCGGAAATAGCCgacccagcgctcagctatttttggaattcccatagaagtgaatgcgcaGCTGCTCTCAGTACAACTTTAGGGGTCCCGTTCTGTAAATAGGAGCTGGTCTCAGAGGTAGGACCCAAACCTACCTGATACTGGTGGCACAGCCTAGCTATGTGTCATCAATGTCTGaaatgaggcaacccctttaatattgctgACCGATCCTTATGATTGATGGGGGGTCCAACTCcccgcacccccgccaatcagctgtttgaagacacggtcctcttcctaggccagtgacgtcacctccatcagtcacatggcctaggcgcagctcagtcttgttcaagtgaatgggcccaggctgtaataccaagcacgaccactatccaatggacagcgctgtgcttggtaagctgtgaagatgctgcggcgctcccaggagcACCACAGCCTAGTCAAACAGCTGATTTCtgagggtgtcggaccctcacgatcagatattgacctatctagaggatagcaGATTTCATTACGGTGCACCCCCCAATAATCCGCTATTGCTGCTGAGGGAGGAGGGGCGTCCCCCCACATGTCAATGTAATGTTATATGGTGACCATTCAAAGAACACTTAGTTATGTAACAGGATCTGGTGGTAATCCCGCCACTTTCCAGCATATATGGCGACTTTCTGCCGGACAAAAAACGTTGCGTCTAGCATTTTTTTGTCCCCGTGGAGAGCCAACGTGTACGCCGGATAGAGTGAAgcagatgtgaacccggccttacagatgtagcagagctctgtTTGTCGTTGTCCTGATAATAAGTCAGGATTTGGATATACACCCCCAAAGGGCCTATAGACCTGATAGAGGGGGGGCCCCGAGCTCTGCGTCCGGGCAGGGCCCCCCTAATAAGTGGGCTGGCTGTGCACTCCCCCATCGGCCATTTGTTGGGGTCTCCAGAGCTGAAGCACGCCAGCTCCCACCGAAGAGACAAGCCTTTAATAATGCAGGAGATTttccagcagtcctatgtaaaatcacACAGCCAACACCTTGCCATATCCACTGTGACTAGCCctgtcagctctgctacatcaataTAGACACAGCAGAGCAGCCTGCACGTTATACTAATCCTACCCCATCACTACAGGCACAGCCGCAGCCCAGCACCTCCCATCTCACAAGCTCCAGTTTCCCTGCACCCGACACCGACTCACCTGACACCTTCCTCCCGATATAATGGCTCAGTCAGCGCTTCACCATGATCACTTCCGGTCCCAGCGCGGCGCCATATTGGTACTCCCGGAAGTTAAAAAGTCAGCGGTCATTTTGGCGCTCCCGGAAGTAGCTGTCTGCCGTGTGTAATGGTCACCGGAAGTGGATTCTTCCATAGTTTAgtacctactactactactagcttccaaattgctatatggggaaTTCCAAGTAACATGGATGCTGCTTAGTCATTTTGAAAGGCATGCTGAGACTTTCAGTTCTACTACAGCAACTGAGCCAAGAGCCTGTCATCTTGTGGATGCAGGAATTTGCAGCTTTATTTGATTGTGTGGAAGACTGTAGATGTattgcaaaatatttttttttgtatatataagcCCCCGATCACTGCGTCACATAATTAAAGTTAGTGTGCCCCTATAAATATTGCTAACCGACATGTCTTAAGGGGGGCGGAAGACCATGAGAATGACCCCCATTAGGCTGCATGCACACGAAcggtgtttgtttccgtgtccgttccgttttttttttgcggataggatgtggacgcattcatttcaatgggtccacaaaaaatgcgaacagcacaccgtgTTGTTGTTACAATggattcccccccaaaaaaacggatggcatacggatgtcatccgttttttttttttttcggaccgcaaaacacatgcggtcgtgtgcatgtagccttaagtggAGCAGCAGACACACATGCATGTCTGCTGCTCCATTAAGCATTATGGGAATGCTGGAGACAGCCGAGTACAAGCGCTCTGCTATCTCTTTGTgccccatagagctgaatggaggagtgactgccgctccattcaaatgggggggACAACGACAGACTCCCCCCCCCATTCTCTTGATTAGCAGGGCCCCCAGTGACACCTTTCCCTTTAAATCCATATGCAGATGAGCAGCCCCAgaggatttttcatttttcactccctgcctatccggggccataacttttttatttttctcttcacatagccgtatgagggcttgtttcttgCGGAACAAGTTGCaacagttttaggcctctttcccacgggcatGTGCGCGCCGTGGTCGTTCTGCGGCTCGCATAGCACGAGCAcagtccatggggcagccgcagcagattgcggacccattcacttgaatgggtccgcgatccggccgttccgcaaaaagataggacatgttctatctttttgcggaacggaagtacgggacgaaaccccatggaagcactccgtagggttccgttccgtaccattccgcatctccggattttcggacccattgaagtgaatgggtcagcatccgtgatgcagaatgcccacggaacggatccgcaaatgcgttccgcaatacggcaacggggcgcacaagcccgtgggaaagaggccttatgggttttgtttttacgatgTTCCCTgtacggtaaaactgacctgttactttaatTCTCAAGGTTAGTTCGATTAAGGGGATGAGCCTCCGTAGCGTCAccggcaatgctagggaggctcgtccccttcACCGcccgccattggctgctccctccaGGCACCGGATTTCATCCGTGCGTGGGGAGAAGCAGATGCGGTGGTGCGGGGTATATTCATTGTgaagggcccggcatatggggggccattttatagtcttggataacccctttaacctgtacAAGACCAAAAAACGTATTGCTGTTGTGGTAAGGCCGcatgcttttttattttcttcattgtAACTACCCGGTCAAAAATATACCCGTACAGGGGAAACTTGTACATTGCTTGGACAGCCCATTGATCTCATTGTTAACTGTGAAATTCCTCACTTTCCCTGTGAGGGGCGCTGTAGtaaaatttaaagggtttctccaagATCTTGTGATATTAGGCAGGGGgcattgttaaaaaaaacaaaaacaaaaaaacatactcCTCACCTTTAAAATGTCCCGTGCCACCACTGCTGCCAATAAAtggcctcagtggtcacgtgTGCACGAATGGCACTTCATCACTAaga includes:
- the JAGN1 gene encoding protein jagunal homolog 1; this translates as MASRAGPRADGTDGSDYQHRERVANHYQMSVSLKNEIKKLIYAHIAIWALLAAQAVVAHLKLVSHDLVAMPYQWEYPYLLSIVPSLFGLFSFPRNNISYLVISMISTGLFSIAPLIYGSMEMFPMAQQLYRHGKAYRFIFGFSAVSVMYLVMVVAVQVHAWQIYYSKKLLDSWFTSTQEKKKK